The Magnolia sinica isolate HGM2019 chromosome 3, MsV1, whole genome shotgun sequence genome includes the window TGCCACTGCAGCTGAAGGCGGGGCCTCTCGTTCCACCACATTGTCATTCTGCGGTTTTCATCCAAACAGAAACTAACCATACTAGAGATGTGGATGAATTTTATATCAAGATGCAAAAATGAGGATTTGGCCCTTCGTAGAGTGAAATGGAAGAACAGGATTCATATAGCCAACCCCAATCAGTTGGGGTGaggctcagatgatgatgatgacttcaCAAAACTGAATTAACCACACCAAAATACTTGTATTCCGAGATGCAAACAAACAGCAGCAACAGTTCGCAGGTGAACGATGCAAATCACAAATTAAGAAACAGGAAAGGTTGCCGGTCATTTGGGGCAGAGAAGGTGGAAAAACACACGCTCGCATAATGCGGATTGATGCATCTAGACCCCCAGTCACAACAATCTGCCACCTATCAGTGgattgatgggccccacacatgaggACTCTCTCACTTGTATGACATGCGGGCAGTGTTCATCCATGCATTGTTCACATGCATGAACTCCTTTAGAAAGTCAATTTCCTTTTTGTTTCAAGTTTAGAAGCGCCCTTTTAATTAGGGAACCCTTTGAAGCAAAAGATAAAGACAAATAGTTTTATAGTTATATTAGCAAGGTATACCCAAGAGAGGCCTGTGAATACAAAGGTGATAcatgtggatggtgtagatcaatGATGGGACCATTTTGTAGCATGATCAATACCACCTGTGATTTCCAACCTATAATTGAGGCAAAAAAGTTCTAAGAATCGCAGTCACCTACGCCAAAATGTTATCCAAAAAACAGAGATGATAATTTCCAGCAATCACAATACTCAGGTATTGCAATGCCTGGTTATCGAGATATCaagtagggctgcaacttgggctCAGTTCAACCTATACCCaattgacccaacctgagtttggattgggttgtcaaggtccttgggaCGGGTTCTCGTTTGAAAATGCCAACCTGGTTTTAATTCAGGTTGAGTAAATTCTGGTCGGGTTAGGTCCGGTTGGGAAAAATCGCATGTTTTTTGgcttgggtcaggttgggttgagcATAGAGGACTTCAGGTACGGTTCGGGTTGGGCACCTCAGGTTGGAACTCAGGTTCGATCAGTTTGCAGGTTGGTCCTCATGAGGtcaggttgggctcaggttgaccctcaacacaacccaaTATGCCTGAGTTGCACCCCTATATCTAGCTCATCCACATGCCCCCAATCAAAATGGCCCTACTTGACTAAATGTACTGTTATCTCCACTTGAATCGCCTAACTGCATTTCTGGGTGCATTCAAACATGCATGCCAACAAGGAGTGACAAATAGTGAACAGCATGCTAATCCAGCCCCAAGTGAACAAAAAGAGCTCCACCAATCAACTCAACATGTATTCGGCATCTGACAATGTTTAAAAGCATTGGAATTGAATGCCAAATGATAAATTGTAGACTCATGCCAGCCAGAATTTTTTAGTGCACTTGTTCATTTCTATGAATGAAAACGGACTCGTGCCAAAGTCAGCAACTTCTTCATCAGTTGGACAAAGTTGGTTCATGTCCTTAAGAATCATGTTTCACATAGATCATAATATTCATTAGACGGGGAGCACTGAGCAGTGATTTAATTCCATGATGTGGGGAAGGTCCCTTTGGGGTTTCTATGGATTAGCCCATGGGGCACTATTtctaggaaagaaagaaagatgagtcATTCACATTTCTCAAAGCCCCTTCGCTTCTGACTTCAAAAAGTTCACTATTCCTATCGCAATACAAGGAAGACCcttcttggcatcgattccctagtgggggtggctaacagtgaagtgtgatctgacagtgggtgtactaacaagctaacacacacacacacacacacacacacacacacacaaaaaagaagCAAGACCCTTCTCAAATACTTCTGTGACCCTCTTGAAAAGCAAAGGCACCACATACACTCAAGATGGAGTTgggccaaggtattccgtatcggtatcggttggcgtaacggtgcccaccgataccgatacagatacgggggtgtaacagcAATACGGGGGTATtttttataaattggaacatgtttatggtggtgtaatagtccactctttggtgagaagttgtaacggactgtctgatgaatttatgaaccaaacaaccttgaattaattgcaaaccttttatatttagttttctaactatatgatatctatataaatttatcataatgaatgtaataccaaaacatcttatattttcaagttttccttttatttatagtactagtgcattgcatacttcgtgactcacatgcattttatttcaatatatagagtttggggacttttgtatcctattatgtaattcatatacctaacaatttgagatcatttttccccataaatctttttaaaaaattaaaattaaattgaggtaaatagtgttgtcgattcGGGGCTGGTTcggggaccatttgatgccccaaactaACCTCAAATTAATGCAAGCTATcagcacttatcccactaatggattggtggacatttattcgacaatgaaaaatgaaaaatatcaaatgatcttatttcaaaaaacaattggaaaaaaataataataaggtaaatccagatctcaggtggaccaccagtGGACCAggcgggccacctcgatgtatttgtatatcaatgtcatcaatctgttttgccaactcattttaaggcatggtccaaaaattcaggtagatctaaatctttggtggaccactagtgagagagagagggaaaccgaaaagaaaagagggaaagagagagagagagagagagagagagagagagagagagagagaagaagaagaagaagaagaagaatggtggTAGCCGCAGCaatccgagaagaagaagaagaggaagaagaagaaaagaaaggaaaaaaaagtattttttttttcctattttctttaggcccgtaacagccgttacagggccgtaacggctgttatggcccgtaacagccattacggtcaCAGAATTGGGGGGGTACCCGTTTTGAccctgtatcgcgtaacggtgtcggccattaccgttacatatcggccgatacggccgtatcgtaatGGATACGGGACAACCTGAGTTGGGCACAAAGAAACATAAAGTGTAAATGTTGAGAAAAGACTGCAAAGTGAGACTAAGGAAACTAAAAGAACCAACGGAGCTTCAAATTTTACGCAAAGTTCAACAATCAATACCAGGGAACATAGCAAGCACAGAATGAAAATCTACTATATATATAAGCTCCTTCAGAATCCGGATTGGGGTTTGAACAGTTAAAGGGGAAAGTTAATCAGATGGAACAAAAATCCAGGATCCTTTAGTGAAATGAGTAACATCAAATGTAATGTATGTTGTACAGCAGATAACGATTCACCAAGCACTGTGCCAGATGATATGTAATCAGTTGACTTCTGCATAGATCAAAAGATAATTCAATTTTCCAGAAACAAGCATCCATTAGGAACTCTTAGTTTCAGAAGAGAACAAACTTAACAATCccagatttatatatatataatttttttaaaaaatcatatatgGGCTGAAATGCTGACCAATGATTCAGCATGAAACATTGCAGCTTACTGCATGTAGTTAGATCCTAATGGTTATGTATCAGTGAAAATGAGTATAACAGCCTCGAGAatattcttttttcctttgtaTTGATGCAAGGGACACATTCCTCATTTTAATAGATAACGTAATTTATTGAAGATGAGAAATGGTGACACTGTCCATTAAGGCAATGGATAATAATCACCAATAACTATAGATTCACAAATAACTACTGTGGAAACATATTCCTCGATATTGAGCTACCTTTCTAAGACATCCAAAGTACAAGTGAGAAATGGTGACACTATCCATTAAGGCAATGGATAAGAATCACCAATAACTATAGATTTGCACATAACTCCTATGGAAGACATATTCCGCGATATTGAGCTACTCTTCTAAGACATCCAGAGTACAAGTAATCTGTGAGGCTTTTCAAGTTCAAGCTGCAACATACCTGTTTTGGTCTTTGCTAAAGATGGCTGCACAACAACATGCATGGTGATGACTCCTCCAGGAAGCTCGCCGAAAGGTACTCTACACTGAGCGATGGTTTTGTTGTTTTCCAAAATTTTCCCAGCACTTATCAGTTTCACATCATTCGCTGCCTTCGGTATTATTTTCTTATCTGACCAACAGAATTTGTGAAGAAGTGTTATAGAGAATCGAAAATAAACAGCATGCAGAAAGGAAATACTATGCCaagtgaaaaggaaaaaaaaaaacacataattTGATCAAATAATTCAGATACACCCAGATTTCACAAGCTTACACAGGATGGATTCTAAGATGaatgagcattttttttttcttcttcttcttcttcctttttttttttttttgtatagttTATTTGGTGGTTTTAGCTGCCTTGTCTTAATaaagtcttttatctttatttaaaacttaaaaattttaaaaattaaaaaaaaaaaaaatttaaaaaaagaaaaagatgaatgCCAATGAAAGTGAGTTCCTTTTAGTTCAGCTCAATAATATGTACTGATTGAAGATGTTATTCATTACATTTCGTTGAACGTCGAAAGACTCgctatgaaatttctttttctaaACAGTTCTTTATGTGTTACTTGACAACCTAAGCTATTGTGGTGTATGCTTCCCATATTTTATGTGTGATCATGGATGACATGCTGCTGGAGTTGTTCAAGGTATTTTGTATCGGCAACGGTGGCCGTAccagtcaccaccattaccgatacgggtatcggCTATAATGgccgatatgggggcgtaacgaccATTACAACTTCCgttaacggttgaaaattttcttttgcttgaaaaattctgaaaaaatatctagaaaatcaagaataatgtaaatatttcaaatatgtattcatttttttttgttttgaacatgtttatgatagtgtaatggtccactctttggtaagagtgttgtatcgggttgtctagtgaattgtttaatatgattatgtctctaatgtttacacatcacaatcaagcattagaactagaaagcAGAAAAAAAGCATAAACactattttttcagttttttgaaaaaaaggcccTCAAagattctattcgctcaaatcacttcaatccacaaTTTTAATCCTAAAAGCTATAGTAAGAGTAGTCCAAATATGTTGTAAAATGATagaggagagtttttggaatgagaaaagtgaaaaaaatgaatttaaatagaaaaaaaaaagtgatgttTTTTCAACCGTTACGGGAGTCACGGTCGTTATGCcatgtaacagcctttacggccaCCGTAATGGTTGATAAAACTAACCGCCCCTTTTCACCCACGTATCTcataacggtcatggccgttacccatatgtatcggcctttacgggcgtatcgtaacggatacggaacacctctTGTTTCTTTATGATTCCATTTTTATGTGTTTGATACTATCTAGGATCAACTTCTGTGCTACAGAATTGTTTCCCCTTCTGACTCACCTTTGTTTGGCAAACAAGTTGGAGTTGGTACACTAATGTTAGAAGAAAGCATCAAGTTATCGCAATTTCTATCTGGGTGTCTTTGGGTATAAATGTTTACACATACTAGATTGTTATGTGCTGATCCTCATACATTCTGTGAATTCCAGTATCAGATATCTGTCTGCTTTGGGGTTTCTAAAGGTTGGAGCATCTTTCACCTTTTGTCTAGCCAGTGATTCATGTCCACACTTTACTATTTCATATTGTCCTTGTTCTTTTAACTAAAACCTAGAGTAGGGTGTAGAGAAGCTTACACCTCACACTTCAGAGGGGTGAACACTACCACAACATTCACTATTTTAAAACATTGACGACAAGGAGGGGGCAACCCTGCTACTACTAGACCTCCAGAGGCCTTCTTGGAGCTCttctttaataaaaaatttcattacCTTTCTAAGAAAGACAACAACAAAAGAACTGTCTGCTACTGGAATCAGCAAAATGCTGCTAGAGTTCTGCATATGGCTGGCAAACTATTGCAAACATAAATGTGCAGGGCAGTAATTTTGTGTGTAGATATATGGTAGCCTACAATTGCATGAAGCATGAAGCGAAGTGGCAACAATTTCATGAGTGGGAGCGGGAAAGCATCTGTACCAAAATGATAGCAAGTATAAATGTCTAGGAAGCAGGGACATGAGTGTTAAGTGCAATTCAAAGCAAGAGAGGCACCTACCTAGAAGCATCCTTTTGCTTCCAAGGTTTGGGGTAACTTCCTAGGAATGATTTGTTCTATCAgcgagaaatcgataatatcgccgatattatcggtgtcgccagacctgcgataccgaaaccccaatatttcgtttctcttctagatgtcgccgatattttcgatattatcggcgatattttcggATCACTGGCCAAATCAGCCAACTCCCCTGTAGATTTCGATAAAATAGGCAAAACAAATGCCGTGTTTTCGGCGACATTAGGCGACGACCCTCTTATTcggaaaaaaatatagaaaaagaagaagaagaagaagaagaagctctcttACCTTTTTACTCACGTGGTCAACAGCGCCGGATCTTTCAGAAGAACAAAAAACCTAAACTACCACAACATTCACTATTTTAAAACATTGAAGACAAGGAGGGGGCAACCCTGCTACTACTAGACCTCCAGAGGCCTTCTTGGAGCTCttctttaataaaaaaatttattacctTTCTAGGAAAGACAACAACAAAAGAACTGTCTGCTACTGGAATCAGCAAAATGCTGCTAGAGTTCTGCATATGGCTGGCAAACTATTGCATACATAAATGTGCAGGGCAGTAATTTTGTGTGTAGATATATGGTAGCCTACAATTGCATGAAGCATGAAGCAAAGTGACAACAATTTCATGAGTGGGAGTGGGAAAGCGTCTGTACCAAAATGGTAGCAAGTATAAATGTCTAGGAAGCAGGGAATGTCTAGGAAGCAGGGACATGAGTGTTAAGTGCAATTCAAAGCAAGAGAGGCACCTACCTAGAAGCATCCTTTTGCTTCCAAGGTTTGGGGTAACTTCCTAGGAATGATTTGTTCCAGGGGGGTGATGCCTAAGTCAGTAAAGGACCTTCTTTGGGCTTGGGATGGAGGAGGGAGTGGCCAAGCAGCGAAGGCTATCTTGAGGTTGCTCATTATGGCAGTTCCCTGGGCCATTTGGGGAGCCAGAAATAGGCGCTGCTTCAAGAATTTAAGTGAGAATATAGAGGAGGGTATTAGTAAAATCAAAGGGCTTGTTTCAAGTTGGGCCATTTATGTAAAGGCCATTTCGGCAGATCCCTTTTGTTGATTGTTCTTCTCTTGTTGCTGTATTCTTTTCCTGGTTTTGGCAGGCTTTCTAATAAAGTTGATGttacttctcaaaaaaaaataatcctggAAAGAGTTGTGTAAGAGAAGCCATGGTCAAGAACATCTAGAAACAACTACTAGAGCCTCTGCTACAACATGCTCCTATGTGATAGCATTCAACATGTTCCTATTGTTGAGAACAGCCATCGTCATCCCTCTCATTATGTACTTATGACACATTAATACACAACGATGTATTGTGCAGGAGACGTACATCAACTATCAGAACATACCAACTATCATAGAGCACACCCCACAGCTGCACAGACTTGCCCGACTTTCAAGTCATGTATCAACTGTTATAACAAATAGCCCTAAACCTTCCTCAAACTCCAGTGACATGTGGAACGAATATGGACTTAAATCTTTATTAATATGTATTCTGACCCTTCTTGCTTTGATATTAGTGTACAAGGCATTTGCAGTTGAAGTTTCCAACCAATGCCATATTTCTCATTGCGAGGTCCTATATACTAGCATGGCGTCAAGGATAATCATGGAAAGTAGTTTCCCAATGCCAATCACTTCTAGCTTTCAAGATGAGTTGGCATTGGCATATCTCCCTATGCCTAGGAAATTGGCCAATTGTAGCAATTGACCAAGCATTTATGCATCCACATGAATAAATTACAGTTTGCCACTTGCAGTGTGGACGTAA containing:
- the LOC131239402 gene encoding membrane-anchored ubiquitin-fold protein 3-like isoform X1, which codes for MPEEDLVELKFRLYDGSDIGPIRYSPASTVAMLKERIVADWPRDKKIIPKAANDVKLISAGKILENNKTIAQCRVPFGELPGGVITMHVVVQPSLAKTKTGWKSQVVLIMLQNGPIIDLHHPHVSPLYSQASLGYTLLI